One genomic region from Candidatus Borkfalkia ceftriaxoniphila encodes:
- the mutS gene encoding DNA mismatch repair protein MutS, translating into MSGLSPMMRHYLQIKDQYKDCVLFYRLGDFYEMFFDDAKEVSALLDLTLTGRDCGLEERAPMCGIPFHAADTYIARLVALGKKVAICEQLSDPATSKGMVDRDVVRVVSAGTLIEDELLDERSNNFIACAYKSGEECAVAYTDITTGEFCVSSFSGGNCVSEAGENLVKLSPAEIIVNDEFLLAARDCPVLKYNSLPSFSCYVPWAFTVRRAENSLLEQFQTKTLAPFGIAGKDIAISACGALVEYLRETQKHALKNLDGLKYLNGRKTMMLDSIAIKNLELTKTLYEGKKRGSLLWLLDKTQTGMGARLLTNLILNPLNSREEICFRLDGVEELFNATVIRIGIAETLKGIRDIERIAGKISNNNLTPRDCENLALSLAIVPSLKFQLTGFSSPVLMKIVSELHELSEIRDLLKATIVENAPVAVKDGGFIREGYNKDLDEFRRIRDGGAGMIAEMETRERDATGIKNLKIKYNRVFGYMIEVTNSFKDKVPYHYQRRQTIANAERYVTDELKEVEEKILTSEERSIKLELAIFEDVKSALADNISKLKELAQAIAFLDCLVSFAAVSKERNYCKPQIGPLGGPLKIIDGRHPVVEALSKERFVPNDTTMDGKDTSIMIITGPNMAGKSTYMRQTALIVLMAHLGCFVPAKSAEIPVTDRIFTRVGASDNLILDQSTFMVEMTEVASIILNATPDSLLILDEVGRGTSTFDGLSIAWAVLEHLAQKIKAKTLFATHYHELTELEDKIEGVKNYKVTVKEAAGTVIFLRKIMRGGANKSFGIEVAKLAGVPAEVTARAKEILKKLEKNDIARGAAQTEEIAVSEEEPSLSEIEKILSELDLDNLSPMQAFMVLSDLSEKVKR; encoded by the coding sequence ATGAGCGGATTATCTCCGATGATGAGGCATTACCTTCAGATCAAAGACCAATACAAAGACTGCGTCCTGTTTTATCGCCTGGGCGACTTTTACGAGATGTTTTTCGACGACGCCAAGGAAGTGTCCGCGCTCCTCGATCTCACTTTGACGGGGCGCGACTGCGGTCTCGAAGAGCGCGCGCCCATGTGCGGTATTCCGTTTCACGCCGCGGATACATATATCGCCCGCCTCGTCGCGCTCGGAAAAAAGGTCGCCATCTGCGAGCAACTCTCCGATCCTGCCACGAGTAAAGGCATGGTGGACAGAGACGTGGTGCGCGTCGTTTCGGCGGGTACGCTCATCGAAGATGAACTTTTAGACGAGCGCTCCAACAATTTCATTGCCTGTGCTTATAAAAGCGGCGAAGAGTGCGCCGTCGCATACACCGATATCACGACGGGGGAATTCTGCGTGTCCTCGTTTTCGGGCGGGAATTGCGTGAGCGAGGCGGGAGAAAACCTTGTCAAATTATCGCCCGCCGAAATTATCGTCAACGACGAGTTTTTGCTCGCGGCGCGCGATTGTCCCGTATTGAAATACAATTCGCTCCCTTCGTTTTCCTGTTACGTTCCTTGGGCGTTCACCGTGCGGCGCGCCGAAAACAGCCTTTTGGAACAATTTCAAACGAAAACGCTCGCGCCCTTCGGCATTGCGGGCAAAGATATCGCGATCTCCGCCTGCGGTGCGCTCGTCGAATATCTGCGGGAAACGCAGAAACACGCGCTGAAAAATCTCGACGGTTTGAAATATCTCAACGGAAGAAAGACGATGATGCTCGACAGCATCGCGATCAAAAATCTGGAACTGACGAAAACGCTGTACGAAGGGAAAAAGCGCGGCTCTCTTTTGTGGCTTCTGGATAAGACGCAGACGGGCATGGGGGCAAGGCTGTTGACGAATCTCATACTCAACCCGCTCAATTCGCGGGAAGAGATCTGTTTTCGTCTGGACGGCGTGGAGGAACTTTTCAATGCGACGGTCATACGCATCGGGATCGCCGAAACGCTCAAAGGGATCCGCGATATCGAGAGGATCGCGGGCAAAATTTCCAACAACAATCTGACGCCGCGCGACTGCGAAAATCTTGCGCTTTCGCTTGCAATCGTTCCCAGCCTTAAATTTCAGTTGACGGGTTTTTCTTCGCCCGTTCTGATGAAGATCGTTTCCGAACTGCACGAATTGTCAGAAATACGCGACCTGTTAAAGGCGACCATCGTGGAAAACGCGCCCGTTGCGGTCAAGGACGGCGGCTTTATCCGCGAGGGCTATAATAAGGACCTCGACGAATTCCGCAGGATCCGCGACGGAGGGGCGGGCATGATCGCCGAAATGGAAACGCGGGAGCGCGACGCGACGGGCATCAAAAATCTGAAAATCAAATATAACCGCGTGTTCGGCTATATGATCGAGGTCACGAATTCCTTTAAGGATAAAGTGCCGTATCATTATCAGAGGCGGCAGACGATCGCCAATGCCGAGCGCTACGTGACCGACGAACTCAAAGAGGTCGAAGAAAAGATATTGACTAGCGAGGAGCGCAGCATCAAACTTGAACTTGCGATCTTCGAGGATGTGAAGTCCGCGCTTGCGGACAATATTTCCAAACTCAAAGAACTCGCGCAGGCGATTGCCTTCCTCGATTGCCTTGTATCCTTTGCCGCGGTTTCCAAAGAGCGCAATTACTGCAAACCGCAGATAGGCCCGCTCGGCGGCCCCTTGAAAATCATCGACGGCAGACATCCCGTCGTGGAGGCTCTTTCCAAAGAGCGGTTCGTGCCCAACGATACGACGATGGACGGCAAAGATACTTCGATCATGATCATCACGGGACCGAATATGGCGGGTAAGAGCACTTATATGCGGCAGACTGCGCTCATCGTGCTGATGGCGCACCTCGGCTGTTTCGTGCCTGCAAAGAGCGCGGAAATACCCGTGACCGACCGTATTTTTACCCGTGTGGGAGCGAGCGACAATCTGATCCTTGACCAGAGCACGTTTATGGTGGAAATGACCGAAGTTGCCTCCATCATTTTAAACGCGACACCCGATTCTCTGCTGATTTTAGACGAAGTGGGGCGCGGGACGAGTACTTTCGACGGACTTAGTATTGCCTGGGCGGTTTTGGAACACCTCGCGCAGAAGATCAAAGCAAAGACGCTTTTTGCCACGCATTATCACGAACTCACGGAACTGGAAGATAAGATCGAGGGTGTCAAAAATTATAAAGTTACGGTAAAAGAGGCCGCGGGGACGGTGATCTTCCTGCGTAAGATCATGCGCGGCGGCGCTAATAAGAGTTTCGGGATCGAGGTCGCAAAACTGGCGGGCGTTCCTGCGGAAGTGACAGCGCGCGCCAAAGAGATCCTCAAAAAATTGGAGAAAAACGATATTGCGCGCGGCGCGGCGCAAACGGAAGAGATCGCCGTTTCCGAAGAGGAACCGAGCCTTTCCGAAATCGAAAAAATCTTATCCGAATTGGATCTTGATAATCTCTCTCCCATGCAGGCGTTTATGGTCTTATCCGACCTTTCCGAAAAAGTCAAAAGATAA
- the miaB gene encoding tRNA (N6-isopentenyl adenosine(37)-C2)-methylthiotransferase MiaB yields the protein MNEKHYHIITYGCQMNVHESEKIAGTLKKMGYEPVADSEDADIVVFNTCCIRENAENHAYGNIGALKKLKKSKKDLLIAVGGCMTQQPGKAEELKKKFPFVDIVFGTHNLDELQKLVELKLKRKKSVVDVWEKEGEISEKDKPFRTSYPNAWVNIMYGCNNFCTYCIVPYVRGRERSRRPEHIVAEVRSLLDEGYKEITLLGQNVNSYGNDADGAFNFPDLLREICQDKRKFRLRFMTSNPKDFTEDLVAAIAENPQICRLVHLPVQAGSDRILQKMNRKYTFDEYLDKVKMLRKRIPDCQITTDIMVGFPTETEEDFQKTLDLVDAADFSTAFTFVYSRRSGTVAAEMEGQIPEDVQKDRIMRLVSLVNSKTREKSKEYLGKIVEILCEDYDGKKGVYLGRDEYGRMGYFPSSENVVGKFVNVKITEASGVSLTGEIVR from the coding sequence ATGAACGAGAAACATTATCATATCATTACATACGGCTGTCAGATGAACGTGCACGAATCGGAAAAAATCGCGGGCACGCTGAAAAAGATGGGCTACGAGCCTGTTGCTGACAGCGAAGACGCGGATATCGTCGTCTTTAATACCTGCTGTATCCGCGAAAACGCGGAAAATCACGCTTATGGAAACATCGGCGCCCTGAAAAAACTCAAAAAATCCAAAAAAGATCTTTTGATCGCGGTGGGCGGCTGTATGACGCAGCAGCCGGGCAAGGCGGAAGAACTGAAAAAGAAGTTTCCTTTCGTCGATATCGTATTCGGGACGCACAATCTCGACGAATTGCAGAAACTCGTCGAGTTGAAATTGAAACGCAAAAAATCCGTCGTGGACGTGTGGGAAAAGGAAGGGGAGATTTCCGAAAAAGACAAGCCTTTCCGCACCAGTTACCCGAACGCCTGGGTGAATATCATGTACGGCTGCAATAATTTCTGCACCTATTGCATCGTGCCGTATGTGCGCGGAAGGGAACGCAGCCGCCGTCCCGAACATATCGTTGCGGAAGTGAGATCCTTGCTCGACGAAGGGTATAAGGAGATTACGCTGTTGGGGCAGAACGTCAACTCGTACGGGAACGACGCGGACGGCGCTTTCAATTTCCCCGATTTGTTGCGGGAAATCTGCCAAGACAAGCGTAAGTTCCGACTCAGGTTTATGACGAGCAACCCCAAAGATTTCACCGAAGATCTCGTCGCCGCCATTGCCGAAAACCCGCAGATATGCCGCCTCGTGCATCTTCCCGTGCAGGCGGGCTCCGACCGTATCCTGCAAAAAATGAACCGTAAATACACATTCGACGAATATCTCGATAAAGTAAAAATGTTGCGGAAACGCATTCCCGATTGTCAGATCACGACCGATATTATGGTCGGCTTTCCCACGGAAACGGAGGAGGACTTTCAAAAGACGCTGGATCTCGTCGATGCCGCCGATTTTTCCACGGCGTTCACCTTTGTGTATTCCCGTCGGTCGGGCACCGTTGCCGCAGAAATGGAAGGCCAGATCCCGGAAGACGTGCAAAAAGACAGGATCATGCGTCTCGTTTCTCTGGTGAATTCGAAAACGCGTGAAAAATCCAAAGAATATTTGGGTAAGATCGTGGAAATTCTCTGCGAGGATTACGACGGGAAAAAGGGTGTTTATCTCGGGCGCGACGAATACGGGCGCATGGGTTATTTTCCTTCGTCCGAAAACGTGGTGGGCAAATTCGTAAACGTGAAAATTACTGAAGCATCGGGCGTATCGCTTACGGGCGAGATCGTCCGATAA
- a CDS encoding transglycosylase domain-containing protein has translation MKVLRKIFIIGLCSLLVLTAVAAAFFLITTKDSKLNEEKLTLSENNIVICDNGGNEIAQISANKANKSVKIEALSDHLKNAFVSIEDKNFYKHHGLDVARMGKAFFNNLKSRSYKEGASTISQQLIKNTHLTNEKTISRKLKEIKLTVKLEKKYSKDEIMEMYLNTIYFGHSCFGIASAADFYFDKEAKDLTVAESALLAALIKAPNTYSPFNHPEKCLQRRNLVLTKMQEYGYLSESEAKIAKESPIPEKSDNAIKSQTYIQSVYDELENVLSVSPYAILDGCRIYTYMDAPLQKYAEELKTTADRSGKSIVILDNKTRGVKAFYSTEGNSSRQPGSIIKPLAVYAPAFEENRIVPATPILDEKIDFGGYSPSNYNDVYNGYVSARAALSRSLNVPAVKILNDLGIEKSEHYLREMNLPLKDEDKHLALALGGMSRGYTLTQLAGAYTVFANEGFFAQPRFIKKLEDSRGNVLYTAEIASRKVFGKDTVGMINDILYETAKTGTAKKLSNLPFPVCAKTGTCGTEKGNTDSYTISYTPEDTVAVWMGNYDNTVTDVTGGGLPCHYAYLLHKKIYADSAPSRFEVPGELVSLKLDKFEYENNHRIVLADEYAPTEYVVTDLFKSDKIPQESSARFTSPQIQTPSIRYKDGNVIIDLCHAEYYSYLIKRQYDGKTETIYDGKYQEHFTDRNTVKNKKYTYTVTPYVKNSEGDLVYGKSVVLPTVYTKSKQNYDKILDDILD, from the coding sequence ATGAAAGTTTTGAGGAAAATATTTATCATCGGCCTGTGTTCGCTGCTCGTTCTGACGGCTGTGGCCGCGGCTTTTTTTCTGATCACGACCAAAGACAGCAAACTCAACGAAGAAAAGCTGACTTTATCCGAAAACAATATCGTGATCTGCGACAACGGCGGAAACGAGATCGCACAGATCTCCGCGAACAAGGCGAATAAAAGCGTAAAAATAGAGGCGCTTTCCGATCATCTGAAAAACGCCTTCGTATCCATCGAAGATAAAAATTTTTATAAGCACCACGGCCTGGACGTCGCAAGAATGGGAAAGGCTTTTTTCAACAACCTGAAAAGCCGCTCCTACAAGGAAGGCGCGTCCACCATCAGTCAGCAATTGATCAAAAATACTCACCTCACCAACGAAAAGACCATTTCCAGAAAACTCAAAGAGATCAAACTGACCGTCAAACTGGAAAAAAAGTATTCCAAAGACGAGATCATGGAAATGTATCTCAATACCATTTATTTCGGGCACAGTTGTTTCGGGATCGCCAGCGCCGCCGATTTTTATTTCGATAAAGAGGCGAAAGATCTGACAGTCGCGGAATCCGCGCTCCTCGCCGCGCTCATCAAAGCGCCCAACACGTATTCCCCTTTCAATCATCCCGAAAAATGTCTGCAAAGGCGCAACCTTGTTCTGACGAAGATGCAGGAATACGGATACCTCAGCGAGAGCGAGGCAAAAATCGCCAAGGAAAGTCCTATCCCCGAAAAGTCGGACAACGCCATCAAATCGCAGACGTATATACAGAGCGTGTACGACGAACTGGAAAACGTTCTCAGCGTTTCCCCGTACGCCATTCTGGACGGGTGCAGAATTTACACTTACATGGATGCCCCCCTGCAAAAATACGCGGAAGAACTGAAAACCACAGCCGACCGTTCGGGCAAAAGCATCGTAATTCTCGACAACAAGACGCGCGGCGTCAAAGCATTTTATTCTACCGAAGGCAACAGCAGCAGACAGCCCGGTTCCATCATCAAGCCGCTCGCCGTGTACGCGCCCGCATTCGAAGAAAACAGGATCGTGCCCGCAACCCCGATTCTGGACGAAAAAATTGATTTCGGCGGTTATTCCCCGTCCAATTACAACGACGTTTACAACGGTTACGTGAGCGCGCGCGCCGCGCTTTCCCGCAGCCTGAACGTGCCCGCCGTAAAAATTCTGAACGATTTAGGCATCGAAAAAAGCGAACATTATCTGCGGGAAATGAATCTGCCGTTAAAAGACGAAGATAAACACCTCGCCCTGGCGCTGGGCGGCATGAGCCGCGGCTACACCCTGACGCAACTCGCGGGCGCGTACACCGTCTTTGCAAACGAAGGTTTTTTCGCTCAGCCGCGCTTTATTAAAAAACTCGAAGACAGTCGGGGGAACGTGCTCTACACGGCGGAGATCGCATCGCGAAAAGTTTTCGGCAAGGATACCGTCGGCATGATCAACGATATTTTATACGAAACAGCCAAAACGGGAACGGCGAAAAAACTTTCGAACCTTCCCTTTCCCGTCTGCGCAAAAACGGGAACGTGCGGCACGGAAAAAGGAAACACGGATTCCTACACGATTTCCTACACCCCGGAAGACACGGTTGCCGTCTGGATGGGCAATTACGACAACACCGTGACCGACGTCACGGGCGGCGGACTGCCCTGTCACTACGCATATCTTCTGCACAAAAAAATTTATGCCGACAGCGCGCCGAGCCGTTTTGAAGTACCTGGCGAACTCGTATCTTTAAAACTCGATAAATTCGAATATGAAAACAATCATCGCATCGTGCTCGCCGACGAATACGCGCCGACGGAATACGTCGTCACCGATCTTTTCAAATCCGATAAGATCCCGCAGGAAAGTTCCGCGCGCTTTACAAGCCCGCAGATCCAGACGCCCTCGATCCGATATAAAGACGGCAATGTAATAATTGATTTATGTCATGCAGAGTACTATTCATATTTAATAAAAAGACAATATGACGGTAAAACTGAAACAATTTATGACGGAAAATATCAAGAACATTTTACAGACAGAAATACAGTGAAAAACAAAAAGTATACGTATACAGTGACCCCTTACGTGAAAAACTCCGAAGGCGATCTCGTATACGGCAAGAGCGTCGTACTCCCTACCGTCTACACAAAAAGCAAACAAAATTACGATAAAATTCTGGACGATATTCTTGATTAA
- a CDS encoding restriction endonuclease subunit S domain-containing protein, protein MELQSLANIIQGNIPTRIEVTTGQSIETITMQELNYIVNVSDDLPIAKYITVQGDKIGTYSLTKEYDVVVGLSSGKAIVIERNRADKLILSNLAIIRINDMSEVDPYYLCWFINNNTAALKQLKKLKQATTAVSIIPLSMLKSFEVTLLPIETQRTIGKISELKRQRDRLTHSIETKKTDILTQQLMKIFEKELQNGDKRV, encoded by the coding sequence GTGGAACTACAATCTCTCGCAAATATAATTCAAGGTAACATTCCGACACGAATAGAAGTTACAACAGGTCAATCCATTGAAACGATTACAATGCAAGAACTTAACTACATTGTTAACGTTTCAGACGATTTGCCTATCGCAAAATATATAACCGTTCAAGGCGATAAAATCGGGACGTATTCTTTAACAAAAGAATACGACGTAGTTGTCGGATTGAGTTCGGGCAAAGCAATCGTGATTGAAAGAAATCGTGCTGACAAACTCATTCTTTCAAATCTTGCTATTATACGAATAAATGATATGTCGGAAGTTGATCCCTACTATTTATGTTGGTTTATCAACAATAATACAGCGGCACTTAAACAATTAAAAAAGTTAAAACAAGCCACAACCGCCGTATCTATTATTCCGTTAAGTATGCTGAAAAGTTTTGAAGTAACGCTACTACCTATCGAAACGCAACGAACAATCGGTAAGATAAGCGAACTGAAACGGCAGCGGGATAGACTGACACATTCAATAGAAACGAAAAAAACGGACATTTTAACACAACAGTTAATGAAAATATTTGAAAAGGAGTTGCAAAATGGCGATAAGCGAGTATGA